From one Asterias amurensis chromosome 10, ASM3211899v1 genomic stretch:
- the LOC139942616 gene encoding uncharacterized protein yields MVSSSPYTKERSEKPMQQHWQHWKNQCSSYRPITLLSVPGKDLHDSSTSTVRVGNISCPFLSTSGVHQGCVLAPALFCCAIDWVLNHCQANLGIMAGETSFTDLAYADDAALFTREPNEWPTKLQKFEEEAGTMGLHTSWAKTKIQNCAGLGPPSVPGSVDGQPVETTDKFRYLGCDICSEGHSSPDINRRLGLAS; encoded by the exons ATGGTGTCATCATCTCCCTATACAAAGGAAAGGTCAGAAAAACCAATGCAGCAGCATTGGCAGCATTGGAAAAACCAATGCAGCAGCTACAGACCTATTACTCTACTCTCAGTCCCTGGAAAG GACTTGCATGACAGCAGCACCTCCACCGTGCGTGTTGGCAACATCTCCTGCCCCTTCCTCAGCACCTCTGGTGTTCACCAAGGCTGCGTCCTGGCCCCAGCCCTATTTTGTTGTGCCATTGACTGGGTACTAAACCACTGTCAGGCTAATCTCGGCATAATGGCAGGAGAAACGTCCTTCACCGACCTAGCCTATGCTGACGATGCCGCCCTGTTCACCAGAGAGCCCAACGAGTGGCCTACCAAGCTCCAGAAGTTCGAGGAAGAAGCTGGGACAATGGGTCTACACACATCCTGGGCCAAAACCAAGATCCAAAACTGCGCTGGCCTCGGACCACCTTCTGTTCCAGGGTCTGTTGATGGCCAGCCTGTCGAGACCACAGACAAGTTCAGATACCTCGGCTGCGACATCTGCTCTGAGGGTCACTCTTCTCCTGACATCAATCGGCGGCTCGGGCTCGCCTCTTGA